One Oryza glaberrima chromosome 11, OglaRS2, whole genome shotgun sequence genomic region harbors:
- the LOC127755324 gene encoding uncharacterized protein LOC127755324: MTELASGAVSSLLVVIRNEAALLGGVRDDVQFIKEEMESMNSFLGHLARSAPKGGEHDEQVRTWMNQVRLLAQDCNNCIDLYLYSGNPEIHRAKGRLRRHLWWAYWYLRKMVARHHAAVQLCQLKDRARDVGERRLRYGVEVPATTKAAAPDAASGYAAGDDEDEEDYEHQLAVATAGHHSARRAVYEPPALEDYVKAKLMEWIKGVPMGAVETLSIAIVAPDTDNKEALDLAHETLVAKGEYYPRSIMVNVPALHHPFLPLRPKEVLYYILRELKHAEGAGSQEQATDQGDTRQDFYKIYRSKKKVLHKIKLKIEKMNIYKKLDKIKSDIAHGQQKSDKQLLLQLQKKGVDQVDLHVLLHLLLLQSQQDQVKNKAVDTFKLPEWNDNNIMKIARRLKKHMETDEETKEVHKQIEVEEEITKQERGGERKEEEEEQQQHEEQEEKGEEKKEVERHEKEKEEERKEEEEQHEKQEEKREVTKDVERNEEEKEEERKEEEKLHEKQEEKREVTKEVERNEEEKEEERKEEEEQQHEKQEEKGELTKEVEQHEKEKEEEMKEEEEHEEKKESEIEDEEEEEKNNHDKNDGNDNDKEEEEEEEDDEEEEEEEDDDDDDDDDDNPIDLHEAQYAQILQEVFPKIASRKAQQQDKSEAKQVTKTATTTLDEERIKQMINEAKEDVFRELRGGKPDKNQATCESDVPPDKNQATGEHAGVLDQNGEAYFTEIEQKIDEIKQEFKKQLKIKGIVDKIKQRLIEYKIKHALWDECPLIILKFDDMMDGSRWEEFRKALSLLECSADALIFTTESTEQAKKYSYPPREPIDYSLVGLYHYTVLELTSKHKNEDNCSPKIFRDILEECEGHEFCMKIFTHALYANPKRSNEELSKLHSTLQDSQKSFDAIAKKMFMYSYNDLPKEYKSCLLYLAIFPKGQKIRRSTLIGRWVAEGLTLKEDWPSSVRQANRCFDALIRRYLVCPVDIGGTGKVKCCAVHDPVHGFITTIARKQHIVETRLSHHLARHFSIFNDLRLRSSDGIHTFLQSLSQSSRVSLLKVLDLEGCQCFGGKNQRYLKDICSKMLLLKYLGLKGTDINQLPSEINCLRELEVLDIRETMVPANATVNVLLLKLKRLLAGHIDPSQRNFGTSVHIPHKIDKMVNIEVLSNIKAQRRDDLEDIGKLWQLRKLGVVIDDKKSHLMNLLKAISDLHECLRSLSITIPTTTLNGTPSSPELPDDIGSRIEQHPKILESLSISGARHLFPLLTRGGNNKLAKVTLSGTPLNQDDLKVLAKLPKLQCVRLRHISCTESVLIFEEDDFECLKYLLIEGSNLTNITFEDGAACELEKMVLSSTGIESISGVDELPKFEELELNNNSCGRLLSSFHKAKQITKLTLRGTLLKQDDLQIITKELKIRCLVLLDKSLDGSQNQITFEKEEFIWLNLLIVDCSAITKIDFTSGSAPRLEKIVCSHFTSLSGIDNLPRLKELELNGKVVPKEVKEAIENNKRINLKCNEP; this comes from the coding sequence ATGACTGAGCTCGCGTCTGGCGCCGTGAGCTCACTGCTGGTGGTCATCCGCAACGAGGCGGCTCTTCTCGGTGGCGTCCGGGACGACGTGCAGTTCatcaaggaggagatggagagcaTGAACAGCTTCTTGGGGCACCTGGCCAGGAGCGCTCCGAAGGGCGGCGAGCACGACGAGCAGGTGCGTACCTGGATGAACCAGGTGCGGCTCCTCGCCCAGGACTGCAACAATTGCATCGATCTCTACCTGTACTCTGGGAATCCAGAGATTCACCGAGCCAAGGGCAGACTCCGGCGACACCTCTGGTGGGCTTACTGGTACCTGCGCAAAATGGTCGCAAGGCACCACGCAGCCGTTCAGCTATGCCAGCTCAAGGACCGGGCGCGGGATGTCGGCGAGCGACGGCTGAGGTATGGCGTGGAGGTTCCAGCCACGACCAAGGCTGCTGCACCTGATGCAGCAAGTGGCTATGCTGCtggagatgatgaagacgaagaAGACTATGAACATCAACTTGCGGTGGCAACTGCAGGCCATCATTCTGCTCGAAGGGCCGTCTATGAGCCCCCCGCTCTGGAAGACTACGTGAAGGCAAAGTTGATGGAGTGGATAAAAGGAGTTCCTATGGGAGCCGTCGAGACGTTGTCCATCGCCATTGTGGCACCGGATACAGATAACAAGGAAGCCCTTGATCTTGCACATGAAACTTTGGTTGCTAAAGGCGAATACTACCCTCGCAGTATCATGGTCAACGTCCCGGCGTTGCATCACCCTTTTTTACCGCTACGACCCAAGGAGGTTCTCTACTACATCTTGCGGGAGCTCAAGCATGCCGAAGGGGCTGGGTCCCAGGAGCAGGCCACAGATCAAGGTGACACTAGGCAAGATTTCTACAAAATTTACCGTAGCAAAAAAAAGGTGCTTCATAAAATCAaattgaaaatagaaaagatgaATATTTACAAAAAGCTTGACAAGATCAAGAGTGATATTGCACACGGGCAACAGAAGAGCGACAAGCAGCTGCTGCTTCAGCTACAAAAGAAGGGTGTGGATCAGGTGGACCTACATGTACTCCTTCACCTGTTGCTGCTCCAGTCTCAACAAGACCAAGTGAAGAACAAAGCAGTAGACACATTTAAATTACCAGAGTGGAACGACAACAACATCATGAAAATAGCCAGGAGGCTTAAGAAGCATATGGAAACAGATGAAGAGACCAAGGAGGTTCACAAGCAAATTGAAGTAGAAGAAGAAATAACCAAGCAAGAAAGAGGGGGggaaaggaaggaggaggaggaggagcagcagcagcacgaggagcaggaggagaaaggagaagagaagaaagaggtGGAGCGGCACGAgaaggagaaagaagaagagaggaaagaggaggaggagcagcacgaGAAGcaggaggagaaaagagaagtGACGAAAGACGTGGAGCGGAacgaggaggagaaagaagaagagaggaaagaggaggagaagctgcACGAGAAGcaggaggagaaaagagaagtGACGAAAGAGGTGGAGCGGAacgaggaggagaaagaagaagagaggaaggaggaggaggagcagcagcacgaGAAGCAAGAGGAGAAAGGAGAATTGACGAAAGAGGTGGAGCAGCATGAgaaggagaaagaagaagagatgaaggaggaggaggagcacgaggAGAAAAAGGAGAGTGAAATagaggacgaggaggaagaagaaaagaacaatCATGATAAGAATGATGGCAATGATAAtgacaaagaagaagaagaagaagaagaagatgatgaagaagaagaagaagaagaagatgatgacgacgacgacgacgacgacgacaatcCGATTGATCTTCATGAAGCTCAATACGCACAAATCTTACAAGAAGTGTTCCCAAAGATCGCCAGCAGAAAGGCCCAACAGCAAGACAAATCGGAGGCCAAGCAAGTTACAAAGACTGCAACGACTACATTGGACGAGGAACGCATCAAACAAATGATCAACGAGGCAAAAGAAGATGTCTTTAGGGAGTTACGGGGAGGCAAACCTGATAAGAATCAAGCAACATGTGAATCTGATGTTCCGCCTGATAAGAATCAAGCAACGGGTGAACATGCAGGTGTTCTGGATCAAAATGGAGAGGCTTATTTTACAGAAATAGAGCAGAAGATTGACGAAATCAAGCAGGAATTTAAAAAACAGCTGAAAATCAAAGGGATCGTGGACAAGATCAAACAACGCTTGATCGAGTACAAGATCAAACATGCCTTATGGGATGAGTGCCCCCTCATTATCCTAAAATTTGATGATATGATGGATGGGTCCAGATGGGAGGAGTTCAGAAAGGCTTTGAGCTTGTTAGAATGTAGCGCGGATGCATTGATCTTCACCACAGAGAGCACCGAACAAGCTAAAAAATATAGCTATCCACCACGAGAACCTATAGACTATTCTCTTGTTGGTCTATACCATTATACAGTGCTTGAGCTTACTAGCAAGCATAAGAATGAAGACAACTGTAGCCCCAAGATTTTTCGTGACATCTTGGAGGAGTGTGAGGGGCATGAATTTTGCATGAAGATCTTCACTCACGCTCTATATGCTAACCCCAAGAGGAGCAACGAAGAGTTAAGCAAGCTGCACAGCACCCTGCAGGATTCACAAAAATCATTCGATGCCATAGCTAAGAAGATGTTCATGTACTCTTACAATGATCTGCCTAAAGAATACAAGTCTTGCTTGCTATACCTAGCTATCTTCCCCAAGGGACAGAAGATCAGGCGATCAACCTTGATTGGACGATGGGTTGCAGAAGGGTTGACACTCAAGGAAGATTGGCCCAGTTCTGTGCGTCAGGCAAATCGATGTTTTGATGCCCTCATCCGTCGGTATCTTGTTTGTCCTGTTGATATTGGTGGCACAGGAAAGGTCAAGTGCTGTGCGGTACATGATCCAGTTCATGGGTTCATTACCACAATTGCCAGAAAACAACATATTGTGGAGACACGCCTATCACATCATTTGGCTCGCCACTTCTCCATTTTCAATGATCTTCGACTCCGCAGCTCTGATGGAATTCACACATTCCTCCAAAGCCTCTCACAATCATCTCGAGTATCCCTACTGAAGGTGCTAGATCTAGAAGGTTGTCAGTGCTTTGGTGGTAAGAACCAGCGGTACCTCAAGGACATCTGCAGCAAGATGTTACTGCTCAAATATCTAGGCCTAAAGGGAACAGATATTAACCAGCTGCCCAGTGAAATCAACTGCCTCCGTGAACTAGAGGTATTGGATATCCGAGAAACCATGGTGCCAGCAAATGCAACGGTTAATGTCCTGCTCTTGAAGCTGAAGCGTCTACTTGCTGGTCACATTGACCCAAGTCAAAGAAATTTTGGCACTAGCGTTCATATTCCTCACAAGATAGACAAGATGGTAAACATAGAGGTACTATCTAATATCAAGGCCCAGCGCCGTGATGATTTGGAAGATATTGGAAAGCTATGGCAGCTGAGGAAGCTAGGTGTGGTTATTGATGATAAGAAAAGTCACCTTATGAATTTGCTTAAAGCAATAAGTGACCTACATGAGTGCCTGCGTTCTTTGTCAATCACTATTCCCACAACCACACTCAACGGTACTCCTTCAAGCCCAGAGTTACCAGATGATATTGGCTCTCGCATAGAACAGCATCCCAAGATTCTTGAGAGTCTAAGCATTAGCGGAGCCAGGCATCTTTTTCCATTGTTGACTAGAGGTGGCAATAACAAGCTTGCCAAGGTAACTCTAAGTGGCACCCCACTGAACCAAGATGATCTGAAAGTCCTTGCCAAGCTCCCCAAGTTACAGTGTGTTAGACTCCGACACATTTCATGCACCGAGAGCGTGCTCATCTTCGAGGAAGATGATTTTGAATGTCTCAAGTACCTTCTTATTGAGGGCTCGAACTTGACTAATATCACTTTTGAGGATGGAGCGGCCTGTGAGCTCGAGAAGATGGTTTTATCTTCCACCGGTATAGAGTCTATTTCTGGAGTTGATGAGCTTCCAAAATTCGAAGAGCTTGAGTTGAACAACAACAGCTGTGGAAGGTTGCTATCATCATTTCACAAAGCCAAACAGATAACCAAGCTCACTCTTCGCGGTACATTGCTGAAGCAAGATGATCTACAAATCATCACCAAGGAACTAAAAATACGCTGCCTAGTGCTCTTGGACAAATCTCTTGATGGAAGTCAGAACCAGATTACCTTcgaaaaagaagagttcatatGGCTCAACCTTCTTATTGTTGACTGCTCTGCCATCACCAAGATTGACTTCACCAGCGGATCAGCTCCTAGGCTTGAGAAGATCGTCTGTTCACATTTCACATCTCTCTCTGGCATCGACAACCTTCCTCGATTGAAGGAGCTCGAGTTAAATGGAAAAGTTGTCCCAAAAGAGGTGAAAGAAGCCATTGAAAACAATAAAAGAATAAATCTTAAATGTAATGAACCATGA
- the LOC127755048 gene encoding uncharacterized protein LOC127755048, with protein sequence MDWDSATPGFRARVKDLTGPLPAEREGVDVKEERLHEAVELAVDFHSALAYHVVGYVRAALGEDELALDSLRLARDLAPGDLGIAFTLAMRYAAREQFDLAVEECQRALSRGDADLVDPQLNAVFESRHLEPSKEARISTAKNGLKQLLISALSKIAIPMARDRWNGMSEETRRSFLTVGIDEMVAYYCAKPSDECQMSALTGALDFVKDNREWICWLCPQCEMTFLTAKTFQLHVEDDEFSRSQEFKESLLFVPERISDEQTEFIKCWTLPSDVNPTEEAEREKILTKIKSTFQYLKDQKALSVDLFDNLIKFTKNRIEEAVTQNYSCITSLDPGGLLLLGTYLDLLRLRVGDAEQDSRDNFGGGVVQDACVLSIGTDENVLRVTDGSSNQDALFSWLSRPSRQDPFTSWDNMRQACLDKGTHALGKLNGRAAALIEKVNLKRGLTATQTYEAYFGEKAKIDIEIMQLVAEVDNLKKNLLEVCTYDYREIILPAMKDFLWAKLCNVPPKGVSSSEDDKASEASIENRDPVQEDINAGLNIISPESVLQEDDGKATEDNLQGGDSTVPDCNGVEELPGDSKVLQSGKKLELPPRANTTTLGSSETPMEKENKTSSPSDYSGSNEGSANISSNGVTGTAYPNSENELKSLFSALLSLWHLRPFTDKFMKKAPLYPHFGVSGKDRNCMLCYLFHSFNAFSDKSDSTATYRLSCLRPSFIKILEEANVSLKEETNLAVKYIEIVLNMVHTSETAKCISNNSKNILYKTTLFSSCPDHRCLSHELFGMHKNATESTYFLNVGASELRNIEMNTFADVIKSVDKKFHCNTESNAHNHPPRYFTTAFGYPSENDSHLVSGLLVSIAAPLDINPVYEGLHSECKYNMVSAVFRAEGRDICLAREEEKWLVYDNSLREVKEFDSWEKVLEEYSRSSFCPQIIFFERIDPVSEVTV encoded by the exons ATGGACTGGGACAGCGCCACCCCCGGCTTCCGCGCGCGGGTGAAGGACCTCACCGGCCCACTCCCGGCCGAGCGGGAAGGGGTTGACGTCAAGGAGGAGAGGCTCCATGAAGCGGTGGAGCTCGCCGTCGACTTCCACTCGGCGCTCGCGTACCACGTCGTGGGATACGTGCGCGCCGCGCTCGGGGAGGACGAGTTGGCGCTCGATTCCCTTCGCCTCGCCAGGGATCTCGCCCCCGGCGACCTCGGCATCGCCTTCACCCTCGCCATGAGGTACGCCGCTAGGGAGCAGTTTGATCTGGCGGTGGAAGAGTGCCAGCGCGCGCTCAGCCGAGGTGACGCTGATCTCGTCGACCCGCAGCTAAACGCCGTCTTCGAGTCCCGCCACTTGGAGCCGAGCAAAGAGGCGCGGATCTCCACTGCTAAGAATGGCCTCAAGCAACTCCTTATCTCCGCCTTGTCGAAGATCGCCATCCCGATGGCCCGAGATCGTTGGAACGGCATGAGCGAGGAGACGCGCCGCAGTTTTCTGACAGTGGGTATTGACGAGATGGTAGCATACTACTGTGCTAAGCCGTCTGACGAGTGTCAGATGAGTGCTCTCACTGGTGCACTGGACTTTGTGAAGGACAATAGAGAATGGATCTGCTGGCTGTGCCCTCAATGCGAAATGACTTTCCTCACTGCGAAGACCTTCCAGTTGCatgttgaggatgatgagttCTCCCGGTCCCAGGAGTTCAAAGAATCGCTGTTGTTTGTGCCGGAGAGGATATCTGATGAACAGACAGAGTTTATTAAGTGTTGGACTCTGCCATCTGATGTCAATCCTACTGAAGAAGCTGAGAGAGAAAAGATCTTGACCAAGATCAAGAGTACATTTCAGTACCTCAAGGATCAGAAGGCTCTATCTGTTGATCTTTTTGACAACCTGATCAAATTCACGAAAAACCGGATTGAAGAAGCTGTTACCCAAAATTATAGCTGCATTACTTCTCTGGACCCTGGAGGGCTTCTGTTGCTGGGGACTTATCTGGATTTGCTTCGATTGAGGGTTGGTGATGCCGAGCAGGATAGCCGTGATAATTTTGGTGGGGGAGTTGTTCAAGACGCTTGCGTTCTATCTATAGGTACTGATGAGAATGTGCTAAGAGTTACTGATGGTTCTAGCAATCAAGATGCTCTGTTTAGCTGGCTATCTAGACCTTCAAGACAAGACCCATTTACATCATGGGACAACATGAGGCAAGCCTGTCTAGATAAGGGAACTCATGCCCTTGGAAAGTTAAATGGAAGGGCCGCTGCATTGATAGAGAAAGTTAATCTGAAACGTGGCTTAACAGCGACGCAGACTTATGAAGCTTATTTTGGTGAAAAG GCTAAAATAGATATTGAGATCATGCAATTGGTTGCCGAAGTTgataatttgaagaaaaaccTCCTGGAAGTCTGCACTTATGATTATCGTGAAATCATTTTACCAGCTATGAAAGATTTCCTATGG GCTAAACTGTGTAATGTTCCACCTAAAGGGGTCTCAAGTTCTGAGGATGATAAAGCTTCTGAGGCAAGTATTGAAAACAGAGATCCAGTTCAAGAAGATATTAAT GCAGGTCTCAATATCATCAGTCCTGAATCAGTCTTACAAGAAGATGATGGAAAAGCTACCGAGGACAATCTACAGGGTGGAGATTCAACTGTGCCCGACTGTAATGGTGTCGAAGAGCTTCCAGGCGATAGTAAA GTACTGCAATCTGGCAAGAAGCTTGAGTTGCCTCCAAGAGCTAACACAAC CACCTTGGGAAGCTCAGAGACTCCTATGGAAAAGGAAAACAAGACTTCCTCGCCATCTG ATTACTCTGGCTCAAATGAAGGGAGTGCAAACATTTCGAGCAATGGAGTAACTGGAACTGCCTATCCAAATAGTGAAAATGAACTAAAGTCCTTGTTTTCGGCTCTCCTG TCATTGTGGCACTTAAGGCCCTTCACTgataagttcatgaagaaagcacCGCTTTATCCTCATTTTGGAGTTTCTGGAAAAGATCGGAATTGTATGCTGTGCTACTTGTTCCATAGTTTCAATGCTTTTAGTGATAAGAGTGACTCTACAGCAACTTATCGACTGAGCTGTTTGAGACCTTCTTTTATCAAGATTTTAGAAGAGGCGAATGTTTCGTTGAAG GAGGAAACAAATTTGGCAGTGAAATATATAGAAATAGTGCTTAACATGGTGCATACATCAGAAACTGCTAAATGTATCAGCAACAACAGTAAAAACATTCTGTACAAAACAACACTCTTCTCCAGTTGTCCTGATCATAGATGCCTCTCGCATGAACTTTTTGGGATGCACAAGAATGCAACAGAGAGCACATATTTTCTCAACGTTGGTGCAAGTGAACTGCGGAATATTGAG ATGAACACTTTtgccgatgtcataaaatctgTCGACAAGAAGTTTCACTGTAATACTGAGAGTAATGCTCACAATCATCCGCCACGTTACTTCACAACTG CTTTTGGCTATCCAAGTGAGAATGATAGCCATCTTGTCTCTGGATTACTGGTCAGCATAGCTGCCCCCTTGGACATTAATCCTGTTTATGAAGGCCTGCACTCAGAATGCAAGTATAATATGGTTTCTGCG GTATTTCGTGCTGAGGGGCGAGATATCTGCCTTGCTCGCGAAGAGGAGAAGTGGcttgtatatgataactcacTCAGGGAAGTCAAG GAATTTGATTCATGGGAGAAAGTGCTTGAAGAATACAGTCGTTCCAGTTTCTGTCCACAGATAATCTTCTTCGAGCGTATCGACCCAGTTTCAGAAGTCACAGTCTAG